The genomic segment TTTTAAACCACAAGCGTATCGTACAAGAAACCCAAAAATATGTCAAGAAAAATCTACCTTCAGCCTTTAAGTTTCCATAGAAACCGATGATATCTGATTTTCAGATATGAAATAATTAAGATAGGCGCACGACTACCATCGGTGTTTCAAACCAATAAAATCTTTGACATCCCTTTACGCCTATGCTACGATATGATACAACTTAACAGAAAAGGATACGAAAAATGAAGGATACCGATAACCAGTCCATCTACGTTGTTGCCATCTGCGGGAGTCTGCGACAGGGGAGTACGACACACGCTGCACTCCAAATCGCGCTCTCTGCTGCAGAAGCGGCAGGTGCTAAAGTTGAATTGCTCGACCTGAGTGAATACGAACTCGTTTTTCAAGGCTCTGTTGCGAGCGAGAACGACTACCCACCCGGGGTATTCAAACTTCGGGAAAAGGTCCAACGCGCCGACGGCATACTTCTCGGTTCGCCGGAATACCACGGCAGCTTCAGCGGGGTCCTCAAAAGTGCACTCGATCTGATGGGGTTTGACGAATTCGAGAATAAAGTTATCGGGCTCATCGGTGTGTCCGGTGGACGGATGGGAGCCGTAAACGCTATTTCTATGTTACGAACGGTAGGAACTGCACTGCACGCTTGGGTTGTCCCGAATGACGCGTCAATTCCAAACTCGTCCGATGCGTTTGATACGGATGGCAATTTACGTGATGCTGAACTCAGTGAGCGAGTTAAAGCCGTAGGCAAACAAGTTACTGAATTCGCCGCGTCTCGGCATTTAACGGAAGCGCAGTATCAAGAAAAATAAGGCGAACAGAAAAAAATAAATTAGCATACATAATCTTCGGTGTCAAACCCCCGTCCTTTAGGGCGCGGATGTAGACACCGCCTATAGTTGTGTCAAAAAAACATTTGACTTTGGTGTAAAATTGTGGGATAATTAAGGTATCCGTTGGCAAGCAGAACAAGCGTCATCTCTCGGTGGCGTGCTTGCATCCCACTTGTTCGGGGATAAAGACAGATAACGGATATACTATGAGAATAGCCTACGGGTTCAAACTTCAGTCGCAAAAGAACGTCATCAAACTCGGCAACATGATTGACGATATGTGGGGCATCCATTTGCATATCATGTTGCTGGCACGCCGGTATCGTCGTATGTTTGGAAAAGATGTATCTGCATACAAACTCAAAAGACACGTCACCAAACTCAAAAAGCGGACAAAACCGCACTGGGCAGCCTTGCCGAGTCAAGTTGTTCAAGACGTTGTATTGCGGTATGGCAAATCCCAAGACGCATTTTTTCAGAACAAGAAAGACCGAAAAGCAGGTAAAACGAACCGCAAAGTCGGTAGACCAAAAATCAAGTCTCGCCACAAATACAACTCTATGACGTTCACACAAGCCGGCTATACACTCGAAGAAAATCGTATTAAAATCAACTGTATAGGCACATGGTTCTCTTTCCACAAACACCGTAAAATTGAAGGCATTATCAAGACGATCACCATCAAGCGAGATAGGTGTGGGGACTATTGGATATATTTTTCGTGCAAGAAAGTTGATGATTCTAAACTCAAATCCAAGACGGGTAAGAGCGCAGGATTTGATTACGGAAACAAAACATTTCTCACAAGCGACGCAGGCGATAAGATAGCATCTCCGCAATTTCTCAAGCAATCGCTGAAGACGTTGCGAACTCTGAACAAGGCACTTTCGCGT from the Candidatus Poribacteria bacterium genome contains:
- a CDS encoding RNA-guided endonuclease TnpB family protein, with the translated sequence MRIAYGFKLQSQKNVIKLGNMIDDMWGIHLHIMLLARRYRRMFGKDVSAYKLKRHVTKLKKRTKPHWAALPSQVVQDVVLRYGKSQDAFFQNKKDRKAGKTNRKVGRPKIKSRHKYNSMTFTQAGYTLEENRIKINCIGTWFSFHKHRKIEGIIKTITIKRDRCGDYWIYFSCKKVDDSKLKSKTGKSAGFDYGNKTFLTSDAGDKIASPQFLKQSLKTLRTLNKALSRKVKGSGNWYRAARALARLHRKITRQREDWQWKLATELCTEFDVLCFETLNLDGMKRLWGRKVSDHAFYQFLQILEQKCAKHGKKLKKISQWTATTKPCSDCGYHNKELSLSDRQWTCPECDSHHDRDVNAAINIKRAGLAA
- a CDS encoding NAD(P)H-dependent oxidoreductase, which produces MKDTDNQSIYVVAICGSLRQGSTTHAALQIALSAAEAAGAKVELLDLSEYELVFQGSVASENDYPPGVFKLREKVQRADGILLGSPEYHGSFSGVLKSALDLMGFDEFENKVIGLIGVSGGRMGAVNAISMLRTVGTALHAWVVPNDASIPNSSDAFDTDGNLRDAELSERVKAVGKQVTEFAASRHLTEAQYQEK